One Owenweeksia hongkongensis DSM 17368 genomic region harbors:
- the argH gene encoding argininosuccinate lyase: protein MKLWDKGYTTENIVDRYTVGNDRQLDLKLAKHDVRGNIAHAVMLHKIGILDTQELDDILKALQTIDTQIENGDFIIEEQFEDVHSKIEFELVQQIGEAGKKIHTARSRNDQVLVDLHLYVKEEIHNIKSLIQNLFDTLLKLAEQHKNVLMPGYTHMQVAMPSSFGLWFSAYAESLIDDMIMLNAALKVADQNPLGSAAGYGTSFPINRSMTTELLGFETMKYNVVAAQMSRGKLEKTIGYALASVAGTLSKLSADICLFMSQNFNFVGFPKELTTGSSIMPHKQNPDVFELMRAHSNKIQNLPVELSFITNNLTTGYHRDFQLLKESLMNGIDQTKDNLEVCDFMLQHISINDKLLENPIYDYLYSVEEVNKLVMNGMTFRDAYQKLGKEIMDGKFSPSKEVNHVHEGSIGNLCLEEIKLKMKSEN from the coding sequence ATGAAACTCTGGGATAAAGGATACACCACCGAAAATATTGTAGACCGATATACTGTAGGCAATGATCGTCAGCTCGACTTGAAGCTTGCCAAGCATGATGTGCGTGGAAATATTGCTCATGCTGTTATGCTCCACAAAATCGGCATTCTTGATACACAAGAACTTGATGATATTTTAAAAGCACTGCAAACCATTGATACCCAAATTGAAAATGGAGATTTTATTATTGAGGAGCAATTTGAGGATGTGCATAGTAAAATTGAATTTGAGCTGGTTCAGCAAATTGGCGAAGCCGGAAAAAAAATTCACACCGCACGTTCGCGCAACGATCAGGTTTTAGTGGATCTGCACTTGTATGTCAAAGAGGAGATACATAATATAAAATCATTGATCCAAAATCTATTTGACACTTTACTGAAGCTAGCCGAACAGCACAAAAATGTACTCATGCCCGGCTACACGCACATGCAGGTGGCCATGCCTTCTTCCTTTGGCCTTTGGTTTAGCGCTTACGCAGAAAGCTTAATCGATGATATGATCATGCTAAATGCTGCACTAAAAGTTGCCGATCAAAATCCACTTGGGTCAGCTGCAGGCTATGGTACTTCTTTCCCTATCAACCGCTCTATGACCACCGAACTGCTTGGTTTTGAAACCATGAAGTACAATGTAGTGGCTGCCCAAATGAGCCGTGGAAAACTAGAGAAAACCATAGGCTACGCTTTGGCTTCTGTAGCAGGAACTTTGTCCAAGCTTTCCGCTGACATTTGTCTTTTTATGAGTCAGAATTTCAACTTTGTAGGTTTCCCTAAAGAGCTTACAACCGGATCGAGTATAATGCCGCACAAACAAAACCCAGATGTGTTTGAATTGATGCGCGCCCATAGCAACAAGATTCAAAACTTACCAGTAGAACTGAGTTTTATAACCAATAACCTCACAACCGGTTATCATCGCGATTTTCAGCTTTTAAAGGAAAGCCTGATGAACGGAATTGATCAAACCAAGGACAATTTGGAGGTTTGTGACTTTATGCTGCAGCATATTTCCATCAATGATAAATTACTGGAAAATCCAATATATGACTACCTCTACAGCGTAGAAGAAGTAAATAAACTTGTGATGAACGGAATGACATTTAGAGATGCCTATCAAAAGTTGGGGAAAGAAATTATGGATGGAAAGTTCAGCCCTTCAAAAGAAGTGAATCATGTACATGAAGGAAGTATTGGAAATCTTTGTTTGGAGGAAATCAAACTTAAAATGAAGTCAGAAAACTAA
- the argB gene encoding acetylglutamate kinase: MSDKLRIIKVGGNVIDDPAALSEVLHSFSKMEGHKILVHGGGKKASIFSRKLGIEPQMINGRRITSAEDIDIVTMIYAGLINKNIVAQLQAFTCNAAGFTGADGNSILSIKRPVEPIDFGFVGDVKTVNHPVISQWLQDGICPVFCAITHDGNGQLLNTNADTIASELAIALVKEYETELIYCFEKQGVLADLADDNSVIENIDSIKYEALKNANSIHDGMLPKMENCFHALKNKVSKVCIGNINFLKDETSVHSTLIL; the protein is encoded by the coding sequence ATGTCGGATAAACTAAGAATCATAAAAGTTGGAGGAAACGTTATTGACGACCCTGCGGCACTTTCTGAAGTTTTGCACTCCTTTTCCAAAATGGAAGGTCATAAAATTCTGGTGCATGGTGGTGGAAAAAAGGCATCTATATTTAGCAGAAAACTTGGTATCGAACCTCAAATGATCAATGGTCGAAGAATTACATCTGCCGAAGACATAGACATTGTAACCATGATCTACGCAGGGCTGATCAATAAAAACATAGTGGCCCAATTGCAGGCTTTTACTTGTAATGCTGCTGGCTTTACCGGTGCAGATGGAAATAGCATTCTTTCTATCAAACGTCCGGTTGAGCCAATTGATTTCGGTTTTGTGGGTGATGTAAAAACTGTAAATCACCCTGTGATTTCTCAATGGCTACAGGATGGAATTTGTCCTGTATTTTGTGCTATCACCCATGACGGAAATGGGCAATTGCTAAACACTAATGCCGACACCATTGCTTCGGAATTGGCAATAGCACTGGTAAAAGAATATGAAACAGAATTAATTTACTGCTTCGAAAAACAAGGCGTGTTGGCAGATTTGGCTGATGATAATTCAGTGATTGAAAATATCGACAGCATTAAATATGAAGCGCTAAAAAACGCCAATAGCATTCATGATGGGATGCTGCCTAAAATGGAGAATTGCTTTCATGCCTTGAAAAATAAAGTATCAAAAGTGTGTATAGGCAACATCAATTTTCTAAAGGATGAAACCTCCGTTCATAGCACTTTAATCCTCTAA
- the hisD gene encoding histidinol dehydrogenase has translation MELINYPEKQDWYNLVSRPSLGTADLDEVVNSILAKVKTFGDQALFELLEKYDQVSLDSLSVSSSEFSDAEGEVDEELKNAIQIAKSNIEKFHAAQRLSLQKIETSPGVVCWQKQVPIQKVGLYIPGGSAPLFSTLLMLGIPAKLAGCPEIVVCTPPNKNGKIHPATLYTASLLGIKNVFKIGGAQAIAAMAYGTSSIPKVNKIFGPGNQFVTKAKELVQTKGVAIDMPAGPSEVLVIADESARPDFVAADLLSQAEHGPDSQVILLSTCKDVVANVLNEIEKQLRALPRMEVTQKALQNSKAILLKNLSDCIAFSNLYAPEHLILACENPSDLAGAVTNAGSVFIGNYSCESAGDYASGTNHTLPTNGFAESYSGVSLSSFTKYISFQEISKEGLDGIGNAIEIMAEAEGLQAHKNAVTIRTSKS, from the coding sequence ATGGAGCTAATTAATTATCCCGAAAAGCAAGATTGGTACAATTTGGTGTCTCGACCATCGCTGGGTACTGCTGACCTTGATGAAGTAGTAAATTCAATTCTCGCCAAAGTAAAAACCTTTGGCGATCAGGCTCTTTTCGAGCTTTTAGAAAAATATGATCAGGTTTCCCTTGATTCCCTTTCGGTTAGTTCAAGTGAATTTTCTGATGCCGAGGGTGAAGTAGATGAGGAACTCAAAAATGCCATTCAGATAGCAAAAAGCAACATTGAGAAATTTCATGCCGCGCAGCGATTGTCATTGCAAAAAATTGAAACCAGTCCTGGAGTAGTTTGCTGGCAAAAACAAGTTCCCATTCAAAAAGTAGGCTTGTATATCCCTGGTGGCTCTGCCCCTTTATTCTCCACCTTATTGATGCTTGGCATACCAGCAAAATTAGCCGGATGCCCGGAAATTGTGGTGTGCACACCTCCTAACAAAAATGGCAAAATTCACCCAGCAACCTTATACACCGCTTCCTTATTAGGAATCAAAAATGTGTTTAAAATCGGTGGTGCGCAGGCTATTGCGGCTATGGCTTACGGAACATCTTCTATTCCCAAAGTGAATAAAATATTTGGCCCTGGAAATCAATTTGTAACTAAAGCTAAAGAGCTGGTTCAAACAAAAGGTGTGGCCATAGACATGCCTGCAGGACCAAGCGAGGTATTGGTAATTGCTGATGAAAGTGCACGTCCTGATTTTGTGGCGGCAGATTTACTTTCTCAAGCAGAGCATGGCCCTGATAGTCAGGTGATATTATTATCCACCTGCAAAGATGTGGTGGCTAATGTTTTGAACGAAATTGAGAAACAACTACGTGCGCTTCCGCGAATGGAAGTAACTCAAAAAGCATTGCAAAACAGCAAAGCCATTCTACTGAAAAACCTGAGTGACTGCATAGCCTTCAGTAATTTATATGCACCTGAGCACCTGATATTGGCTTGTGAGAATCCCTCGGATTTGGCGGGAGCTGTAACCAATGCAGGATCTGTATTTATAGGAAACTATAGTTGCGAGAGTGCGGGCGATTATGCCAGTGGCACCAACCACACCTTGCCCACTAATGGGTTTGCCGAAAGTTACAGCGGAGTGTCACTTTCCAGCTTTACCAAGTACATCAGCTTTCAGGAAATATCTAAGGAAGGGTTGGATGGAATTGGCAATGCCATAGAAATAATGGCGGAAGCCGAAGGCCTTCAGGCGCATAAAAATGCGGTAACTATTAGAACCTCAAAATCATAA
- a CDS encoding aspartate aminotransferase family protein — MKLFDVYPLYNITPVNAKGIHVYDEKGTEYLDLYGGHAVISIGHSHPYYVKSIQDQVAKLGFYSNAIQNPLQEELAQKLGELSGCVDYNLFLCNSGAEANENALKVASFVTNKSRVIAFKNSFHGRTSAAVAATDNPKINAPLNQQQEVTFIELGDLETVKSELQKGGVCTVIIEFIQGVGGLDESTQEFYEQLSNLCKKHDAFLIADEVQSGYGRTGDFFAFQKYNVTPDIISIAKGMGNGFPIGGILLHPNIEAKHGMLGTTFGGNHLACSAGIAVLNVLKDESLIQNAKKTGALLSEELKAIPQVKKLKGRGLMLGLEFDFPIKELRSKLLFEDQIFTGSTSNPNLLRILPPLCITIDDFKPFVEALKKHLS, encoded by the coding sequence ATGAAATTATTTGACGTTTATCCCCTATATAACATTACTCCTGTAAATGCTAAGGGCATTCATGTGTATGATGAAAAAGGCACGGAATACCTTGATCTGTATGGAGGCCATGCGGTTATTTCAATCGGGCATTCTCATCCCTACTATGTGAAATCTATTCAGGATCAGGTAGCAAAACTTGGCTTTTATTCCAATGCCATTCAAAACCCGCTGCAGGAAGAACTTGCTCAAAAGCTGGGCGAACTTTCAGGATGTGTCGATTACAACCTTTTCTTGTGTAATTCTGGCGCTGAAGCCAATGAGAATGCTTTGAAAGTTGCCTCTTTTGTTACTAATAAATCGAGAGTCATTGCTTTCAAAAACTCCTTTCATGGAAGGACTTCTGCCGCGGTTGCTGCTACAGACAACCCCAAAATAAATGCCCCGCTAAACCAACAGCAAGAAGTTACCTTCATTGAGCTTGGCGATTTGGAAACCGTAAAATCGGAGCTTCAAAAAGGAGGTGTGTGTACGGTTATTATTGAGTTTATTCAGGGCGTTGGTGGCCTTGATGAAAGCACTCAAGAATTCTATGAGCAGCTAAGTAATCTGTGCAAAAAACATGATGCATTTCTGATAGCCGATGAAGTACAATCTGGCTATGGGCGTACGGGAGACTTCTTCGCCTTTCAAAAATATAATGTTACCCCAGACATCATTTCTATAGCCAAAGGCATGGGAAATGGATTTCCGATTGGGGGCATTTTACTTCACCCAAATATTGAAGCAAAGCACGGAATGCTAGGAACAACATTTGGCGGAAATCATCTTGCTTGCTCTGCAGGTATTGCCGTGCTCAATGTTTTGAAAGATGAGTCACTTATACAAAATGCAAAGAAAACCGGGGCCTTACTTTCGGAGGAGTTGAAAGCAATTCCTCAGGTAAAAAAACTTAAAGGCAGAGGCCTAATGTTAGGATTGGAATTCGATTTTCCGATAAAGGAGTTACGTTCCAAACTGCTTTTTGAAGATCAAATTTTTACTGGATCAACATCCAACCCAAATCTCTTGCGAATCCTGCCTCCACTTTGTATCACTATCGATGATTTCAAACCATTTGTGGAAGCACTAAAAAAACATTTGTCATGA
- the hisG gene encoding ATP phosphoribosyltransferase, with protein sequence MSKLKLAIQKSGRLSEKSLKLLEESGIKVSNGNRKLKSEASNFPIEVLFLRDDDIPQYVAEGVAHIGIVGQNEVFEQNLNLTEAMPLGFAKCRLSLAVPREDKYTDLSYFQGKRVATSYPNILSNYFKENDITAEIEKISGSVEIAPSIGLADGICDLVSTGSTLVMNGLKEVEVVLKSEASLIVNDNLSPENQRLLNQLLFRFKAVNEAKNNKYILLNAPQQSVEKITKILPGMKSPTVLPLAESGWVSIHSVVREDDFWNIIDQLQNLGAEGILVSPIEKMIV encoded by the coding sequence ATGAGTAAATTAAAACTGGCGATTCAAAAAAGTGGACGCCTAAGTGAAAAGTCACTAAAGCTGCTGGAAGAAAGCGGAATCAAGGTGAGCAATGGCAATCGAAAATTAAAATCCGAAGCCAGCAATTTTCCAATTGAAGTTCTCTTTTTAAGGGACGATGACATTCCCCAATATGTAGCAGAAGGTGTTGCTCATATTGGAATTGTTGGCCAAAATGAGGTTTTTGAGCAAAACCTAAATCTAACCGAAGCTATGCCGCTTGGCTTTGCAAAATGCCGCCTTTCATTAGCAGTACCTCGAGAAGATAAGTATACTGACCTGAGCTACTTTCAAGGCAAGCGCGTGGCTACCAGCTATCCCAATATTCTTTCCAATTACTTTAAAGAAAATGACATTACAGCCGAAATTGAAAAAATTAGCGGTAGCGTAGAAATTGCTCCAAGCATAGGTTTGGCTGATGGTATTTGCGACCTGGTAAGTACCGGAAGTACATTGGTAATGAATGGTCTTAAAGAAGTAGAAGTAGTACTAAAAAGTGAAGCTTCCCTTATTGTAAACGACAATTTAAGTCCTGAAAACCAAAGGCTATTAAATCAACTTCTTTTCAGGTTTAAGGCCGTAAACGAAGCCAAAAACAACAAATACATTTTACTAAATGCTCCGCAGCAATCGGTTGAAAAAATCACGAAAATCTTACCTGGAATGAAAAGTCCTACAGTGCTCCCTCTTGCAGAAAGTGGTTGGGTGAGTATCCACTCCGTAGTAAGAGAAGATGATTTTTGGAACATCATTGATCAGTTGCAAAACCTTGGTGCTGAAGGAATTCTTGTTTCACCGATTGAAAAAATGATTGTGTGA
- a CDS encoding Rossmann-fold NAD(P)-binding domain-containing protein — translation MMNFTSVKDLTNINAWLKKALEIKANPFGFQEFGKNKTLGLIFLNPSLRTRLSTQKAALNLGMNVMVMNLGTEGWSIEMTDGTVMDQGSQEHIKEAAGVISQYCDIIGIRTFAELKNRDEDYSEKVLTKFIQSAKVPVVSLESATLHPLQSFADLITIEEQKKITRPKVVLSWAPHPRALPQAVANSFVEWMKQADVELVITNPVGFDLSPEFTDGVTVLHNQNEALAGANFVYAKNWSSYENYGQTAPNLTDWTISKPKMDLTNNGKFMHCLPVRRNVVVTDEVIDSGNSLVLEQANNRTYAAQTVLLKMLQNVG, via the coding sequence ATGATGAATTTCACCTCTGTAAAAGATTTAACCAATATAAATGCTTGGTTGAAAAAAGCGCTGGAAATAAAAGCAAACCCTTTTGGTTTCCAGGAATTTGGTAAAAACAAAACCCTTGGGCTTATTTTTTTAAACCCAAGTTTACGGACAAGGTTGAGCACGCAAAAAGCGGCTTTGAATCTCGGCATGAACGTAATGGTGATGAATTTGGGAACCGAAGGTTGGTCTATAGAAATGACAGACGGAACAGTGATGGATCAAGGAAGTCAGGAACACATCAAGGAAGCCGCTGGTGTTATTTCCCAATACTGTGACATCATCGGCATTAGAACTTTTGCTGAGTTAAAAAACCGTGACGAAGATTATTCGGAAAAGGTGCTCACCAAGTTTATCCAAAGTGCTAAAGTTCCGGTGGTTTCATTAGAAAGTGCTACCCTTCACCCATTGCAGTCCTTCGCGGATTTGATCACCATAGAAGAGCAAAAAAAAATAACTCGTCCCAAAGTGGTACTGAGCTGGGCGCCACACCCTCGTGCTCTACCTCAGGCTGTGGCCAATTCATTTGTAGAGTGGATGAAGCAAGCTGATGTAGAATTGGTAATTACAAATCCTGTAGGGTTTGATTTGTCTCCAGAATTTACCGATGGTGTTACAGTTCTTCACAATCAGAATGAAGCTTTGGCTGGAGCCAACTTTGTATACGCCAAAAATTGGTCATCATACGAGAACTATGGACAAACTGCTCCAAATCTTACCGACTGGACTATCTCCAAACCAAAAATGGATTTGACCAATAATGGAAAGTTTATGCATTGCCTGCCTGTCCGCAGAAACGTGGTGGTAACAGATGAAGTGATAGACTCCGGAAATTCATTGGTTTTGGAACAGGCCAACAACAGGACCTATGCCGCGCAAACGGTTTTACTAAAAATGCTTCAGAATGTCGGATAA
- a CDS encoding M20 family metallo-hydrolase produces the protein MELQQKAIELLKKLIVTPSFSGEEDETAKHICNWFDDHKIPFNRNDNNIWATNKHFDKNKPTILLNSHHDTVKPNSGYTNDPFEAKVEDGKLYGLGSNDAGGCLVSLIALFTHFYASENLRYNLLMAATAEEESSGPNGLNSLLKITPPIEFAVVGEPTQMNLAIAEKGLLVIDAYAPGVSGHAAHTNTDNAIYNAMDDIQWIRNYSFSTASEVLGPVKMSVTQINAGSQHNVVPASCHFVIDVRVNEHYSNQEVFEIINEHTKSELKARSFRLNSSSIPENHPIVQAGIALGRTTYGSPTLSDQASLSCPSLKLGPGDSTRSHQANEFIYLNEIEEGIDIYIKLFETIL, from the coding sequence ATGGAACTACAGCAAAAAGCCATTGAACTACTAAAAAAGTTAATTGTGACACCTTCCTTTTCGGGTGAAGAAGATGAAACCGCAAAGCATATTTGCAACTGGTTTGATGATCATAAAATTCCCTTTAATCGAAATGACAATAACATTTGGGCAACCAACAAACACTTTGACAAAAATAAACCAACCATACTTCTCAACTCACATCACGACACGGTAAAGCCAAACTCAGGTTATACCAATGATCCATTTGAAGCCAAGGTGGAAGATGGAAAGTTATATGGCCTTGGCAGCAATGATGCTGGTGGTTGTCTGGTTTCGCTCATCGCTCTCTTTACCCATTTTTACGCAAGTGAAAACCTTAGGTACAACCTGCTAATGGCCGCTACTGCGGAAGAAGAAAGTTCTGGACCGAATGGCCTGAATAGTTTGTTGAAAATAACACCACCGATAGAATTTGCAGTGGTGGGCGAGCCTACACAAATGAACCTGGCCATAGCCGAAAAAGGCCTGTTGGTAATTGACGCTTACGCACCTGGTGTTTCAGGCCACGCAGCACACACCAATACCGACAATGCCATTTATAATGCTATGGATGATATTCAGTGGATACGCAACTATAGCTTCTCAACAGCTTCGGAGGTGCTGGGTCCGGTAAAAATGAGCGTCACACAAATAAATGCCGGCAGCCAGCACAATGTTGTTCCCGCCAGTTGCCACTTTGTGATAGACGTTCGCGTGAATGAGCATTACAGCAATCAGGAGGTTTTTGAAATTATTAACGAACACACTAAGAGTGAGTTAAAGGCCCGCTCCTTCCGATTGAATTCGTCTTCTATACCAGAAAATCATCCCATCGTTCAGGCGGGTATTGCTTTGGGAAGAACTACCTATGGCTCGCCTACTCTTTCCGATCAGGCTTCGCTATCATGTCCTTCTTTAAAATTAGGACCCGGAGATTCCACGCGATCGCATCAGGCCAATGAATTTATTTATTTAAATGAGATTGAAGAAGGCATCGACATTTACATTAAACTTTTTGAAACCATATTATAA